A genome region from bacterium includes the following:
- a CDS encoding TRAM domain-containing protein, which translates to FTYKYSERPGTRACGLEGSIPEPEKLERLNRLIKLQQQITIESNQADIGKTFEVLVEKESKRSQGQFMGRNGGNKTVAVNSGRELKPGQIVKVKIEKATQATLIGEFIQ; encoded by the coding sequence CTTCACCTATAAATACTCGGAACGTCCGGGAACCAGGGCCTGTGGGCTGGAGGGCAGTATTCCGGAGCCGGAAAAGCTGGAGCGGCTAAACCGGCTGATAAAACTGCAGCAGCAGATTACCATAGAATCCAACCAGGCAGACATAGGCAAAACATTCGAGGTGCTGGTGGAGAAGGAAAGCAAAAGGTCCCAGGGCCAGTTCATGGGCCGGAACGGGGGTAACAAGACCGTGGCGGTAAATTCCGGCAGGGAGCTTAAACCCGGCCAAATTGTGAAAGTAAAGATAGAAAAGGCCACCCAGGCCACTTTGATTGGAGAGTTCATTCAATGA
- a CDS encoding asparagine synthetase B, protein MDLNQSDHLKAYGVVYRCLQQGVKVQWLLNYRGGSFLTDHDQMVGQLCNLRGVSFSVVSDGDIQSIYGQMEPANMERIELEKAPKLAVYVPPTYDPWDDAVRLVLDYAEVPYATLWDEEVMAGALSQYDWLHLHHEDFTGQYGKFYLNYQNTDWYRNDVKVNTRTAQKLGYKKLSKLKLAVGQQLRKYLFQGGFLFAMCSAPATLDIALAAAATDIVPQEFDSDPVDPGYSSRLDFSQTLAFRDFSLMVNPYVYEHSDIDVNNQYGGAPEGDNGPAARGANSYFTLFDFSAKYDPISCMLVQNHVALVREFMGQDTGFRRSKIKPGIVALAEVAGSEEVKYLHGIYGQGSFAYYGGHDPEDYQHMVGDPATDLRLFRNSPGYRLILNNILFPAAKKKQLKT, encoded by the coding sequence ATGGACCTCAATCAGTCCGATCACCTTAAGGCCTACGGCGTGGTTTACCGCTGTCTGCAGCAGGGGGTCAAGGTCCAGTGGCTTTTGAACTATCGGGGCGGGTCATTTCTGACCGATCATGACCAGATGGTGGGCCAGCTCTGCAACCTGCGCGGGGTAAGCTTCTCCGTAGTATCAGACGGCGATATCCAGTCCATATACGGGCAGATGGAGCCGGCCAACATGGAACGGATCGAGCTGGAAAAAGCTCCCAAGCTGGCGGTCTATGTTCCGCCCACCTACGATCCCTGGGACGATGCGGTACGCCTGGTGCTGGACTATGCCGAGGTGCCATATGCCACTCTGTGGGACGAGGAGGTTATGGCCGGGGCCCTGTCCCAATACGACTGGCTGCACCTGCACCACGAGGATTTTACCGGGCAGTACGGCAAGTTCTACCTGAACTACCAGAACACCGACTGGTACCGCAACGACGTCAAGGTCAACACTAGGACGGCCCAAAAGCTGGGATATAAGAAACTCAGCAAGCTGAAACTGGCGGTGGGGCAGCAATTGAGAAAGTACCTGTTCCAGGGGGGATTCCTGTTCGCCATGTGCTCGGCCCCGGCCACCCTGGACATCGCCCTGGCGGCGGCCGCCACCGACATCGTGCCCCAGGAATTTGACAGTGACCCGGTCGATCCAGGCTATTCTTCCCGGCTGGATTTCAGCCAAACCCTGGCCTTCCGGGACTTTTCGCTGATGGTCAACCCCTATGTTTACGAGCATTCCGACATCGATGTCAACAATCAGTACGGCGGAGCGCCGGAGGGCGACAACGGGCCGGCGGCCCGGGGCGCCAACAGCTATTTTACCTTGTTCGATTTTTCGGCCAAGTACGACCCCATCTCCTGCATGCTGGTGCAGAACCATGTGGCGCTGGTGCGGGAATTCATGGGCCAGGACACGGGGTTCAGAAGGTCAAAGATCAAGCCGGGGATAGTGGCCCTAGCCGAAGTGGCCGGCAGCGAAGAGGTAAAATACCTGCATGGGATCTACGGCCAGGGGAGCTTTGCCTACTACGGCGGGCACGATCCCGAGGACTACCAGCACATGGTGGGCGATCCGGCCACCGACCTGAGGCTTTTCCGCAACTCTCCGGGCTACCGGCTGATTCTCAACAACATCCTGTTCCCGGCGGCCAAGAAGAAGCAGCTTAAAACCTGA